The Kosmotoga arenicorallina S304 nucleotide sequence GATGTAGGATAAAATAAAGGAGGCAGTCAGGAGGAAGAGAGGAACAGAGTTGCGATTAGCCAAAGAGCTACAGTTACTCAGAATCCCTCTTCCATCCTGGGAGTACTAGAGGGTCAATAGTAGGATATCCGGGGAAACCCAGGAACGCTACATCGGTTAACCAGTACTCGTTGACTGCACAATGTTTTCTGGAGGAATTGACATGGATGTTGTGGGAATTGATTGGGCATGGGACTTTCACATCTGTTATTCCATCGAGAAGGACAAGGTTTGGAGAATCAAAGACAACGAAGTGGGTTACAAGGAATTACTCAATGAAGTATCCAGAGAAGCTGTTTTTGTCATTGAAGAGAGTTTCAACAGGATAAGCGATTTTCTGCTTTCCGAAGGAAGAGAAGTTTATCTCTTGCCACCGAAAAGGTCGAAAGAAGCCCGGGGCTATCATTCCAACGGGATAAAGACAGATTCACTCGATGCCAGGAGCATTGCACTGACATACAGTGAACATCCGGAATACTGTATAAGGGCGAGAAACAACGAAGAAGGCAGGTCATTCAGGGAACAGTTGAGAGCTTACAGGTATTACAAAGACGAAGCCTCCAGATTGAAGAACAAATTGCACAACGAATTACACGATCATTTCCCGGAGTTTGTCGAAGAGATGGGTAACTGGACAAAGAACAAGGGGAAAATTCTTCTGCTCAGCATCACGAATGAACTCAAGAACCTCTCTATTGAAGAGATACACAGCCACTTCAAAGAGAACCAGATAGCTTTCACGAACTCGTTGAGGGAGAAGGTAAAAGCACTCAAAAAGAGGGAATGGCATATTACAAAATACACCCTCATGATGGTGGCAAATGCTGCCAGACACCTTCTCGAAGTGGAAAGAGGAAAGCAGGAAATGAAAAAGGAAATGGAAAGGAATTTGAAAGAATCGAAATACAGGGTGATATTGAGCCTGCCGGGAGTGGGAGTAGTAACGGGCGTAGCACTGGTGGCGGCATTTCTCAACCACGAATTTAAGAATTACAGGAACTTCCAGAAATACTGCGGGACAGTGCCTGTAATAATACAAGGCGGGAACTACCACAAATGTGTGATGAGGAAACACTGTGACAGGAACCTGAAAGGGGTTCTGCATATGATGGCACTGAGTGCAGTGAACGAGGGATCGTGGATGAGGGGATATTATGCCAGGAAAATAAAGGAGGGCAAGTCCTTTGGACATGCCCTCAGAGCATTGGCGAATACCCTCGTCAAGATAGCCTTCGCCATGCTAAAAGGCTTGAAAGCCTACGATGAGGAACTCTTTTTGTCCTCGCGTGGGAACAAGAGCCCTCAGTCAAATTATACAACAAAAACAAGCACGCAGGGAACTGAAAGAAGGACAGATGAAAGGTTCTCCCTGCTTGATTCTGCTGCTCAAACAAACTGCCATTTGGGAACGGATTCAGGCAGATTGTCTCCTTGACTTGACATAGTAGGTGAGTGAAGCGATGAAAACAGCTATGCTGAGCTAAGGCTCAGGCTTTGCGTCTGCGCCGGTGGTGTCGTTGTAGGTTGTGGGTTGTGCGTCAGAAATTTTATGTTTGCCTTCCGTAAGGATTGGACAAAATCATACAACCTACAACCAACCACTTACAACTGAGAAATGTGAGAACTGAGTAACGAGATTCGAGGCACGTGAAAAAACTTAAAGATATGTTTGAAACAAATATTACTCGTTACTCG carries:
- a CDS encoding IS110 family RNA-guided transposase, encoding MDVVGIDWAWDFHICYSIEKDKVWRIKDNEVGYKELLNEVSREAVFVIEESFNRISDFLLSEGREVYLLPPKRSKEARGYHSNGIKTDSLDARSIALTYSEHPEYCIRARNNEEGRSFREQLRAYRYYKDEASRLKNKLHNELHDHFPEFVEEMGNWTKNKGKILLLSITNELKNLSIEEIHSHFKENQIAFTNSLREKVKALKKREWHITKYTLMMVANAARHLLEVERGKQEMKKEMERNLKESKYRVILSLPGVGVVTGVALVAAFLNHEFKNYRNFQKYCGTVPVIIQGGNYHKCVMRKHCDRNLKGVLHMMALSAVNEGSWMRGYYARKIKEGKSFGHALRALANTLVKIAFAMLKGLKAYDEELFLSSRGNKSPQSNYTTKTSTQGTERRTDERFSLLDSAAQTNCHLGTDSGRLSP